The following coding sequences lie in one Serinus canaria isolate serCan28SL12 chromosome 12, serCan2020, whole genome shotgun sequence genomic window:
- the CCDC66 gene encoding coiled-coil domain-containing protein 66 isoform X4, which produces MNLGDGLKLETEVLDGKPRLILASSDKSKPAMKMGNKTRAPKQALRIKHTGLILRPTQNACIKQENLTKPRSESSLSMTKGEKLQVNKHSSHEATTKSYSLIFQRDKTKRYPDSEDPSIVKNTKHKPQAPHVSAEDLKSLVCLTQAQLQQILMIVKEGRSISETHNEKQEEMATNEAPEENVYASLEKDCEVSPVPDEANSDSGRKQEAHPQPGQNVIKDSWKPADLFSTLGEREGEKALLEFKKAQWKKELDEQVALKKKLKETLEGEVGYFWAKLGSKKTPKVETPDPDQTVLPADSVCGTEENSACTAAIATEADGVALNVPRAPAGQSSDFSSSDFPAGSCTALPFREAVPQELPFTALKHEQQKKWLEELDKQKEEAKLRKLEEKLNLSKAEEHDRWEMHFDSFKNHFNANAQHPLNGMHRQPESLSLSPDPKDPTAFIHPLSPAALGNLMPSQMGTAEKAAKNGTLEQSQRASFLRSMTALLDPAQIEERDRRRQKQLEHQKAIMAQVEEKRKQKQLEEEQRKWQEQQEELRLAREKAQLQKQFEEEMLKQKQKEELATLKAKELYQTMEKAQELAQGSKQDQHIPDLAQKAHDISELQNSLGGGVESPLELQASPRKDTAVQTDCFNPSAYTESAEERTACCESPDISIEYKEMSNSKKYQKEMQYMDKNKLPGKGSGGIYSDLYEQYARKGRHIKSSEKYSKRPDWNINKPGKRFIPASERYPKALQRQREENKVRRQMELLQLVERNSPGQLSARRGGHSARSLSPREEAAVKSKGHRGRKEEKFHKNHLNEERSESPPVPAVRNRLLQVQQRQMQASPFLVCKELGGSEQDSPAASQRSRSPAAVPPSPPWARFVPYVRTREVFCLPPEAPPSRPSTQHTHDSYQMPRQIFSSDHVRDPLLNPDAVTIRERQQEILKGLSKLRQGLLQKQKELENTLIPIVAQENFMPPF; this is translated from the exons ATGAACCTGGG CGATGGACTGAAGCTCGAAACTGAAGTGCTGGACGGAAAGCCTAGGCTAATTTTAGCTTcttctg ATAAATCAAAGCCTGCCATGAAG ATGGGTAATAAAACCAGAGCACCTAAACAGGCATTGAGAATAAAGCACACTGGACTCATCTTGAGGCCAACACAAAATGCTTGTATCAAGCAGGAAAATTTAACAAAACCAAGGAGTGAATCAAGCTTATCAATGACAAAAGGTGAAAAACTGCAAGTTAATAAACACTCCTCACATGAAGCCACAACTAAAAGCTACTCTTTGATTTTCCAAAGAGATAAGACAAAGAGATATCCTGATTCAGAGGATCCTAGTATTGTGAAAAACACTAAACACAAACCTCAAGCCCCACATGTATCAGCTGAAGACTTAAAAAGTTTGGTGTGTTTAACACAAGCACAGCTTCAACAGATTTTGATGATTGttaaagaaggaagaagcattTCTGAAACTCATAAtgaaaagcaagaggaaatgg CTACTAATGAGGCACCAGAGGAAAATGTTTATGCATCACTCGAAAAAGATTGTGAAGTGTCCCCAGTTCCAGATGAAGCAAACTCTGATTCAGGCAGGAAACAAGAAGCACATccacagccaggacagaatGTTAT aAAGGATTCATGGAAACCTGCTGACTTGTTTAGTACCTTGGGTGAAAGAGAAGGGGAGAAAGCCTTATTGGAATTTAAAAAGGCCCAATGGAAGAAGGAATTAG aTGAACAGGTAGCACTGaagaagaaattgaaagaaaCCCTGGAGGGAGAGGTGGGTTATTTCTGGGCAAAACTTGGCAGTAAGAAAACCCCTAAAGTGGAAACACCTGACCCAGACCAG ACAGTGCTTCCAGCTGACTCAGTTTGTGGCACTGAGGAGAACTCTGCCTGTACAGCTGCTATAGCCACAGAGGCTGATGGAGTTGCACTCAATGTTCCaagagctccagctgggcagtCTTCTGATTTCAGTTCTTCTGACTTTCCAGCTGGCAGTTGCACAGCATTGCCTTTCAGG GAAGCTGTGCCACAGGAGCTACCTTTTACTGCTCTGAAACATGAGCAACAGAAGAAGTGGCTTGAAGAGTTGGacaagcagaaggaagaagcTAAACTAcgaaaattagaagaaaaactTAATTTATCAAAG GCAGAAGAGCATGACAGATGGGAAATGCATTTTGATTCTTTTAAGAACCACTTTAATGCTAATGCACAACACCCCTTGAATGGGATGCACAGACAGCCTGAAAGTCTTTCCTTGTCACCTGACCCCAAGGACCCGACTGCTTTCATTCACCCTTTGTCCCCTGCAGCTTTAGGCAACCTCATGCCCTCACAGATGGGAACTGCAGAAAAAGCTGCTAAAAATGGTACTTTGGAGCAAAGTCAGAGAGCCAG TTTCCTCCGTTCCATGACGGCTCTGCTGGACCCTGCACAGATtgaggagagggacaggaggaggcAGAAGCAGTTGGAACATCAG AAAGCAATAATGGCTCAGGTGGAAGAAAAACGGAAGCAGAAACAActggaggaagagcagagaaaatggcaagagcagcaggaagagctgcgCCTGGCACGAGAAAAAGCACAACTGCAGAAACAGTTTgaagaagaaatgctgaaacaaaaacaaaaggag gaacttGCAACCCTTAAAGCCAAAGAGCTTTATCAGACAATGGAGAAAGCTCAGGAATTAGCCCAGGGATCAAAACAAGACCAGCACATTCCAGACTTGGCTCAGAAGGCACATGACATTTCAGAACTTCAGAACAGTCTTGGTGGTG GTGTGGAGAgccccctggagctgcaggcctCCCCTCGGAAGGACACGGCGGTGCAGACAG attgcTTTAATCCTTCAGCATACACAGAGTCAGCTGAGGAAAGAACTGCATGTTGTGAATCGCCTGATATTTCCATAGAATATAAAGAAATGTCTAACAGCAAAAAATACCAGAAGGAAATGCAGTATATGgataaaaataaacttccaGGAAAAGGGTCTGGTGGTATTTACAGTGATCTATACGAGCAATATGCAAGAAAAGGAAGGCACATTAAATCTTcggaaaaatacagcaaaagacCTGACTGGAACATAAACAAGCCTGGGAAAAGATTCATTCCAGCCTCAGAAAGGTAccccaaagctctgcagagacagagggaGGAGAACAAGGTGCGCCGCCaaatggagctgctgcagctggtggaaAGGAACAGCCCCGGGCAGCTCAGTGCAAGAAGGGGGGGGCACTCAGCCAGGTCCCTCTCACCCCGGGAAGAAGCAGCTGTGAAGAGTAAGGGCCACAGAGGCAGAAAG gaagaaaaatttcatAAGAATCACTTGAATGAAGAAAG ATCTGAATCACCACCTGTTCCAGCCGTTAGGAACAGATTACTCCAAGTACAACAAAGACAGATGCAGGCTTCTCCTTTCCTGGTGTGTAAGGAGCTGGGTGGGAGCGAGCAGGACTCCCCGGCAGCCTCGCAGCGGAGCCGCTCCCCCGCCGCCGTCCCCCCGAGCCCGCCCTGGGCGCGGTTCGTGCCCTACGTGCGCACACGGGAGGTTTTCTGCCTCCCCCCGGAGGCACCGCCGAGCCGGCCCTCGACACAGCACACCCACG ATTCTTACCAAATGCCACGACAGATTTTTAGCTCAGATCATGTTAGAGATCCTCTTCTAAATCCTGATGCAGTTACAATCAGAGAGAGACAACAAGAAATTCTCAAAGGATTGTCAAAATTACGACAG
- the CCDC66 gene encoding coiled-coil domain-containing protein 66 isoform X3 → MNLGDGLKLETEVLDGKPRLILASSDKSKPAMKMGNKTRAPKQALRIKHTGLILRPTQNACIKQENLTKPRSESSLSMTKGEKLQVNKHSSHEATTKSYSLIFQRDKTKRYPDSEDPSIVKNTKHKPQAPHVSAEDLKSLVCLTQAQLQQILMIVKEGRSISETHNEKQEEMATNEAPEENVYASLEKDCEVSPVPDEANSDSGRKQEAHPQPGQNVIKDSWKPADLFSTLGEREGEKALLEFKKAQWKKELDEQVALKKKLKETLEGEVGYFWAKLGSKKTPKVETPDPDQTVLPADSVCGTEENSACTAAIATEADGVALNVPRAPAGQSSDFSSSDFPAGSCTALPFREAVPQELPFTALKHEQQKKWLEELDKQKEEAKLRKLEEKLNLSKAEEHDRWEMHFDSFKNHFNANAQHPLNGMHRQPESLSLSPDPKDPTAFIHPLSPAALGNLMPSQMGTAEKAAKNGTLEQSQRASFLRSMTALLDPAQIEERDRRRQKQLEHQKAIMAQVEEKRKQKQLEEEQRKWQEQQEELRLAREKAQLQKQFEEEMLKQKQKEELATLKAKELYQTMEKAQELAQGSKQDQHIPDLAQKAHDISELQNSLGGAPSTDFPAGVESPLELQASPRKDTAVQTDCFNPSAYTESAEERTACCESPDISIEYKEMSNSKKYQKEMQYMDKNKLPGKGSGGIYSDLYEQYARKGRHIKSSEKYSKRPDWNINKPGKRFIPASERYPKALQRQREENKVRRQMELLQLVERNSPGQLSARRGGHSARSLSPREEAAVKSKGHRGRKEEKFHKNHLNEERSESPPVPAVRNRLLQVQQRQMQASPFLVCKELGGSEQDSPAASQRSRSPAAVPPSPPWARFVPYVRTREVFCLPPEAPPSRPSTQHTHDSYQMPRQIFSSDHVRDPLLNPDAVTIRERQQEILKGLSKLRQGLLQKQKELENTLIPIVAQENFMPPF, encoded by the exons ATGAACCTGGG CGATGGACTGAAGCTCGAAACTGAAGTGCTGGACGGAAAGCCTAGGCTAATTTTAGCTTcttctg ATAAATCAAAGCCTGCCATGAAG ATGGGTAATAAAACCAGAGCACCTAAACAGGCATTGAGAATAAAGCACACTGGACTCATCTTGAGGCCAACACAAAATGCTTGTATCAAGCAGGAAAATTTAACAAAACCAAGGAGTGAATCAAGCTTATCAATGACAAAAGGTGAAAAACTGCAAGTTAATAAACACTCCTCACATGAAGCCACAACTAAAAGCTACTCTTTGATTTTCCAAAGAGATAAGACAAAGAGATATCCTGATTCAGAGGATCCTAGTATTGTGAAAAACACTAAACACAAACCTCAAGCCCCACATGTATCAGCTGAAGACTTAAAAAGTTTGGTGTGTTTAACACAAGCACAGCTTCAACAGATTTTGATGATTGttaaagaaggaagaagcattTCTGAAACTCATAAtgaaaagcaagaggaaatgg CTACTAATGAGGCACCAGAGGAAAATGTTTATGCATCACTCGAAAAAGATTGTGAAGTGTCCCCAGTTCCAGATGAAGCAAACTCTGATTCAGGCAGGAAACAAGAAGCACATccacagccaggacagaatGTTAT aAAGGATTCATGGAAACCTGCTGACTTGTTTAGTACCTTGGGTGAAAGAGAAGGGGAGAAAGCCTTATTGGAATTTAAAAAGGCCCAATGGAAGAAGGAATTAG aTGAACAGGTAGCACTGaagaagaaattgaaagaaaCCCTGGAGGGAGAGGTGGGTTATTTCTGGGCAAAACTTGGCAGTAAGAAAACCCCTAAAGTGGAAACACCTGACCCAGACCAG ACAGTGCTTCCAGCTGACTCAGTTTGTGGCACTGAGGAGAACTCTGCCTGTACAGCTGCTATAGCCACAGAGGCTGATGGAGTTGCACTCAATGTTCCaagagctccagctgggcagtCTTCTGATTTCAGTTCTTCTGACTTTCCAGCTGGCAGTTGCACAGCATTGCCTTTCAGG GAAGCTGTGCCACAGGAGCTACCTTTTACTGCTCTGAAACATGAGCAACAGAAGAAGTGGCTTGAAGAGTTGGacaagcagaaggaagaagcTAAACTAcgaaaattagaagaaaaactTAATTTATCAAAG GCAGAAGAGCATGACAGATGGGAAATGCATTTTGATTCTTTTAAGAACCACTTTAATGCTAATGCACAACACCCCTTGAATGGGATGCACAGACAGCCTGAAAGTCTTTCCTTGTCACCTGACCCCAAGGACCCGACTGCTTTCATTCACCCTTTGTCCCCTGCAGCTTTAGGCAACCTCATGCCCTCACAGATGGGAACTGCAGAAAAAGCTGCTAAAAATGGTACTTTGGAGCAAAGTCAGAGAGCCAG TTTCCTCCGTTCCATGACGGCTCTGCTGGACCCTGCACAGATtgaggagagggacaggaggaggcAGAAGCAGTTGGAACATCAG AAAGCAATAATGGCTCAGGTGGAAGAAAAACGGAAGCAGAAACAActggaggaagagcagagaaaatggcaagagcagcaggaagagctgcgCCTGGCACGAGAAAAAGCACAACTGCAGAAACAGTTTgaagaagaaatgctgaaacaaaaacaaaaggag gaacttGCAACCCTTAAAGCCAAAGAGCTTTATCAGACAATGGAGAAAGCTCAGGAATTAGCCCAGGGATCAAAACAAGACCAGCACATTCCAGACTTGGCTCAGAAGGCACATGACATTTCAGAACTTCAGAACAGTCTTGGTGGTG CACCAAGTACTGATTTCCCTGCAGGTGTGGAGAgccccctggagctgcaggcctCCCCTCGGAAGGACACGGCGGTGCAGACAG attgcTTTAATCCTTCAGCATACACAGAGTCAGCTGAGGAAAGAACTGCATGTTGTGAATCGCCTGATATTTCCATAGAATATAAAGAAATGTCTAACAGCAAAAAATACCAGAAGGAAATGCAGTATATGgataaaaataaacttccaGGAAAAGGGTCTGGTGGTATTTACAGTGATCTATACGAGCAATATGCAAGAAAAGGAAGGCACATTAAATCTTcggaaaaatacagcaaaagacCTGACTGGAACATAAACAAGCCTGGGAAAAGATTCATTCCAGCCTCAGAAAGGTAccccaaagctctgcagagacagagggaGGAGAACAAGGTGCGCCGCCaaatggagctgctgcagctggtggaaAGGAACAGCCCCGGGCAGCTCAGTGCAAGAAGGGGGGGGCACTCAGCCAGGTCCCTCTCACCCCGGGAAGAAGCAGCTGTGAAGAGTAAGGGCCACAGAGGCAGAAAG gaagaaaaatttcatAAGAATCACTTGAATGAAGAAAG ATCTGAATCACCACCTGTTCCAGCCGTTAGGAACAGATTACTCCAAGTACAACAAAGACAGATGCAGGCTTCTCCTTTCCTGGTGTGTAAGGAGCTGGGTGGGAGCGAGCAGGACTCCCCGGCAGCCTCGCAGCGGAGCCGCTCCCCCGCCGCCGTCCCCCCGAGCCCGCCCTGGGCGCGGTTCGTGCCCTACGTGCGCACACGGGAGGTTTTCTGCCTCCCCCCGGAGGCACCGCCGAGCCGGCCCTCGACACAGCACACCCACG ATTCTTACCAAATGCCACGACAGATTTTTAGCTCAGATCATGTTAGAGATCCTCTTCTAAATCCTGATGCAGTTACAATCAGAGAGAGACAACAAGAAATTCTCAAAGGATTGTCAAAATTACGACAG
- the CCDC66 gene encoding coiled-coil domain-containing protein 66 isoform X1, protein MNLGDGLKLETEVLDGKPRLILASSDKSKPAMKMGNKTRAPKQALRIKHTGLILRPTQNACIKQENLTKPRSESSLSMTKGEKLQVNKHSSHEATTKSYSLIFQRDKTKRYPDSEDPSIVKNTKHKPQAPHVSAEDLKSLVCLTQAQLQQILMIVKEGRSISETHNEKQEEMATNEAPEENVYASLEKDCEVSPVPDEANSDSGRKQEAHPQPGQNVIKDSWKPADLFSTLGEREGEKALLEFKKAQWKKELDEQVALKKKLKETLEGEVGYFWAKLGSKKTPKVETPDPDQTVLPADSVCGTEENSACTAAIATEADGVALNVPRAPAGQSSDFSSSDFPAGSCTALPFREAVPQELPFTALKHEQQKKWLEELDKQKEEAKLRKLEEKLNLSKAEEHDRWEMHFDSFKNHFNANAQHPLNGMHRQPESLSLSPDPKDPTAFIHPLSPAALGNLMPSQMGTAEKAAKNGTLEQSQRASFLRSMTALLDPAQIEERDRRRQKQLEHQKAIMAQVEEKRKQKQLEEEQRKWQEQQEELRLAREKAQLQKQFEEEMLKQKQKEELATLKAKELYQTMEKAQELAQGSKQDQHIPDLAQKAHDISELQNSLGGGDTEFDNCHSGISAPSTDFPAGVESPLELQASPRKDTAVQTDCFNPSAYTESAEERTACCESPDISIEYKEMSNSKKYQKEMQYMDKNKLPGKGSGGIYSDLYEQYARKGRHIKSSEKYSKRPDWNINKPGKRFIPASERYPKALQRQREENKVRRQMELLQLVERNSPGQLSARRGGHSARSLSPREEAAVKSKGHRGRKEEKFHKNHLNEERSESPPVPAVRNRLLQVQQRQMQASPFLVCKELGGSEQDSPAASQRSRSPAAVPPSPPWARFVPYVRTREVFCLPPEAPPSRPSTQHTHDSYQMPRQIFSSDHVRDPLLNPDAVTIRERQQEILKGLSKLRQGLLQKQKELENTLIPIVAQENFMPPF, encoded by the exons ATGAACCTGGG CGATGGACTGAAGCTCGAAACTGAAGTGCTGGACGGAAAGCCTAGGCTAATTTTAGCTTcttctg ATAAATCAAAGCCTGCCATGAAG ATGGGTAATAAAACCAGAGCACCTAAACAGGCATTGAGAATAAAGCACACTGGACTCATCTTGAGGCCAACACAAAATGCTTGTATCAAGCAGGAAAATTTAACAAAACCAAGGAGTGAATCAAGCTTATCAATGACAAAAGGTGAAAAACTGCAAGTTAATAAACACTCCTCACATGAAGCCACAACTAAAAGCTACTCTTTGATTTTCCAAAGAGATAAGACAAAGAGATATCCTGATTCAGAGGATCCTAGTATTGTGAAAAACACTAAACACAAACCTCAAGCCCCACATGTATCAGCTGAAGACTTAAAAAGTTTGGTGTGTTTAACACAAGCACAGCTTCAACAGATTTTGATGATTGttaaagaaggaagaagcattTCTGAAACTCATAAtgaaaagcaagaggaaatgg CTACTAATGAGGCACCAGAGGAAAATGTTTATGCATCACTCGAAAAAGATTGTGAAGTGTCCCCAGTTCCAGATGAAGCAAACTCTGATTCAGGCAGGAAACAAGAAGCACATccacagccaggacagaatGTTAT aAAGGATTCATGGAAACCTGCTGACTTGTTTAGTACCTTGGGTGAAAGAGAAGGGGAGAAAGCCTTATTGGAATTTAAAAAGGCCCAATGGAAGAAGGAATTAG aTGAACAGGTAGCACTGaagaagaaattgaaagaaaCCCTGGAGGGAGAGGTGGGTTATTTCTGGGCAAAACTTGGCAGTAAGAAAACCCCTAAAGTGGAAACACCTGACCCAGACCAG ACAGTGCTTCCAGCTGACTCAGTTTGTGGCACTGAGGAGAACTCTGCCTGTACAGCTGCTATAGCCACAGAGGCTGATGGAGTTGCACTCAATGTTCCaagagctccagctgggcagtCTTCTGATTTCAGTTCTTCTGACTTTCCAGCTGGCAGTTGCACAGCATTGCCTTTCAGG GAAGCTGTGCCACAGGAGCTACCTTTTACTGCTCTGAAACATGAGCAACAGAAGAAGTGGCTTGAAGAGTTGGacaagcagaaggaagaagcTAAACTAcgaaaattagaagaaaaactTAATTTATCAAAG GCAGAAGAGCATGACAGATGGGAAATGCATTTTGATTCTTTTAAGAACCACTTTAATGCTAATGCACAACACCCCTTGAATGGGATGCACAGACAGCCTGAAAGTCTTTCCTTGTCACCTGACCCCAAGGACCCGACTGCTTTCATTCACCCTTTGTCCCCTGCAGCTTTAGGCAACCTCATGCCCTCACAGATGGGAACTGCAGAAAAAGCTGCTAAAAATGGTACTTTGGAGCAAAGTCAGAGAGCCAG TTTCCTCCGTTCCATGACGGCTCTGCTGGACCCTGCACAGATtgaggagagggacaggaggaggcAGAAGCAGTTGGAACATCAG AAAGCAATAATGGCTCAGGTGGAAGAAAAACGGAAGCAGAAACAActggaggaagagcagagaaaatggcaagagcagcaggaagagctgcgCCTGGCACGAGAAAAAGCACAACTGCAGAAACAGTTTgaagaagaaatgctgaaacaaaaacaaaaggag gaacttGCAACCCTTAAAGCCAAAGAGCTTTATCAGACAATGGAGAAAGCTCAGGAATTAGCCCAGGGATCAAAACAAGACCAGCACATTCCAGACTTGGCTCAGAAGGCACATGACATTTCAGAACTTCAGAACAGTCTTGGTGGTG GTGACACAGAGTTTGACAACTGTCATTCTGGCATTTCAGCACCAAGTACTGATTTCCCTGCAGGTGTGGAGAgccccctggagctgcaggcctCCCCTCGGAAGGACACGGCGGTGCAGACAG attgcTTTAATCCTTCAGCATACACAGAGTCAGCTGAGGAAAGAACTGCATGTTGTGAATCGCCTGATATTTCCATAGAATATAAAGAAATGTCTAACAGCAAAAAATACCAGAAGGAAATGCAGTATATGgataaaaataaacttccaGGAAAAGGGTCTGGTGGTATTTACAGTGATCTATACGAGCAATATGCAAGAAAAGGAAGGCACATTAAATCTTcggaaaaatacagcaaaagacCTGACTGGAACATAAACAAGCCTGGGAAAAGATTCATTCCAGCCTCAGAAAGGTAccccaaagctctgcagagacagagggaGGAGAACAAGGTGCGCCGCCaaatggagctgctgcagctggtggaaAGGAACAGCCCCGGGCAGCTCAGTGCAAGAAGGGGGGGGCACTCAGCCAGGTCCCTCTCACCCCGGGAAGAAGCAGCTGTGAAGAGTAAGGGCCACAGAGGCAGAAAG gaagaaaaatttcatAAGAATCACTTGAATGAAGAAAG ATCTGAATCACCACCTGTTCCAGCCGTTAGGAACAGATTACTCCAAGTACAACAAAGACAGATGCAGGCTTCTCCTTTCCTGGTGTGTAAGGAGCTGGGTGGGAGCGAGCAGGACTCCCCGGCAGCCTCGCAGCGGAGCCGCTCCCCCGCCGCCGTCCCCCCGAGCCCGCCCTGGGCGCGGTTCGTGCCCTACGTGCGCACACGGGAGGTTTTCTGCCTCCCCCCGGAGGCACCGCCGAGCCGGCCCTCGACACAGCACACCCACG ATTCTTACCAAATGCCACGACAGATTTTTAGCTCAGATCATGTTAGAGATCCTCTTCTAAATCCTGATGCAGTTACAATCAGAGAGAGACAACAAGAAATTCTCAAAGGATTGTCAAAATTACGACAG